From Passer domesticus isolate bPasDom1 chromosome 20, bPasDom1.hap1, whole genome shotgun sequence, one genomic window encodes:
- the NOG gene encoding noggin: MDHSQCLVTIYALVVLLGLRLEQGACQHYLHIRPAPSDNLPLVDLIEHPDPIFDPKEKDLNETLLRNLMGGHFDPNFMAVSLPEDRLGVDDLAELDLLLRQRPSGAMPSEIKGLEFYDGLQPGKKHRLSKKLRRKLQMWLWSQTFCPVLYTWNDLGSRFWPRYVKVGSCYSKRSCSVPEGMVCKPAKSVHLTILRWRCQRRGGQRCTWIPIQYPIISECKCSC, translated from the coding sequence ATGGATCATTCCCAGTGCCTTGTGACTATATACGCCTTGGTGGTTCTGCTGGGTCTCCGGCTAGAGCAGGGCGCCTGCCAGCACTATCTGCACATCCGACCGGCTCCCAGCGACAACTTGCCCTTGGTGGATCTAATCGAGCACCCGGATCCTATATTTGACCCCAAGGAGAAGGATCTTAACGAGACCTTGCTAAGGAACCTCATGGGCGGACACTTCGACCCCAACTTTATGGCTGTTTCCTTGCCCGAGGACCGGCTCGGAGTGGACGATCTAGCTGAGCTGGActtgctgctcaggcagagacCCTCGGGAGCGATGCCCAGCGAAATCAAAGGGCTGGAGTTTTACGACGGGCTGCAGCCGGGCAAGAAGCACAGGCTGAGCAAGAAGCTGCGCAGGAAGCTGCAGATGTGGCTTTGGTCCCAGACCTTCTGCCCGGTCCTATACACGTGGAACGATCTCGGCAGCCGCTTTTGGCCCCGGTATGTCAAAGTGGGCAGCTGCTACAGTAAAAGGTCTTGTTCAGTCCCCGAAGGCATGGTTTGCAAACCTGCCAAGTCCGTGCATTTAACGATCCTGAGGTGGAGGTGCCAGCGCCGGGGCGGGCAGAGATGCACATGGATACCCATCCAGTACCCCATCATCTCGGAGTGTAAGTGCTCCTGCTAG